One window of the Trifolium pratense cultivar HEN17-A07 linkage group LG2, ARS_RC_1.1, whole genome shotgun sequence genome contains the following:
- the LOC123910290 gene encoding CLK4-associating serine/arginine rich protein → MWHEARRSEKKVHDMMDAARKRAQRRAVYLAKRRGDPQQSIQVVGSRSRAYRDDALYQATEDQQGLIPWNGKQDILIDRFDGRALLDFIRDSSFRRVQEKSEEEEELEEFVNFERYRDLIKHRRRGFTDEEALQHVNLEMEAKATAPFASDRSNVSQPAASKGSYSQVGFSYEANGKEESQISDDDDDEEDEDDEDDEDFNSDDSNDEGMEIIAKEYGVKRYGWLVYKDKKAKEEQKRQKEIIKGDPAIRKLSRKERRKASQIEREREREATRIPGTRVLHHDPYRESRQSPTYEAYSRSRRSRSRSRSYSPSYARRYSRSSHSDDILRSKPRTPKIEYITEFGGSGEADGTRREGFSPPRSPTSQVDTLNRSSSVCILEALHVDPASAVSIEKGDKVLKPSVSTSSGSALAKLKASGSGGLLKPQPGEKKETPQERLKRIMNKQLNKQIKKDTAAELAKKKEQERQRQEKLAETSRLSRYRRRSRSRSYSRSPPRRYRRSRSPSRSRGSRRYHSRSRSRSRSPSRTHSRSPSRTRSRSPTRTHSPPRSRSPYSRSPRTRNRSRH, encoded by the exons ATGTGGCACGAAGCGAGAAGGTCGGAGAAGAAGGTCCACGACATGATGGACGCGGCTCGAAAACGAGCTCAGAGACGAGCCGTTTATCTTGCAAAACGGCGCGGTGATCCTCAACAATCGATTCAGGTCGTTGGTTCTCGTTCTCGAGCTTATCGAGATGATGCACTTTATCAAGCCACCGAGGATCAACAGGGCCT GATACCGTGGAATGGGAAACAGGATATTTTGATTGACAG ATTTGATGGGCGTGCTCTCCTTGATTTCATTCGGGATAGTAGTTTTAGGCGTGTCCAGGAAAAGtctgaagaggaagaagaattaGAAGAGTTTGTTAATTTTGAGCGTTATCGGGATTTAATAAAGCATCGGCGTAGAGGAT TTACCGATGAGGAGGCTTTGCAACATGTAAATCTAGAGATGGAGGCCAAGGCTACTGCTCCATTTGCATCAGACAG ATCTAATGTGTCACAGCCTGCTGCAAGCAAAGGATCTTACTCACAGGTTGGGTTTTCTTATGAAGCAAATGGTAAAGAGGAATCCCAGATTtcagatgacgatgatgatgaggaagatgaagatgacGAGGATGATGAGGATTTTAACAGTGATGATAGCAATGATGAAGGGATGGAAATTATTGCAAAAGAATATGGGGTCAAGAGGTATGGTTGGCTTGTTTACAAGGATAAAAAAGCCAAGGAGGAACAAAAAAGGCAGAAGGAGATAATCAAAGGTGATCCAGCAATT AGGAAACTGAGTCGTAAGGAAAGAAGGAAGGCTTCTCAGATTGAAAGGGAGAGAGAGCGAGAAGCTACACGGATACCAGGAACTCGTGTGCTACATCATGACCCCTACCG GGAATCAAGGCAAAGTCCTACTTACGAAGCTTATTCTCGTTCTAGAAG GTCAAGGTCCAGATCACGTTCCTACTCCCCATCCTATGCAAGGCGTTATTCACGTAGCAGTCATTCTGATGATATTCTCCGAAGCAAACCAAGGACCCCTAAAATAGAATACATAACTGAATTCGGGGGCTCTGGAGAAGCAGATGGAACCAGGCGTGAAGGATTTTCTCCACCGCGATCTCCTACATCTCAAGTTGATACGTTAAACCG GTCATCATCTGTTTGCATACTCGAAGCATTGCATGTCGATCCTGCTTCTGCTGTATCTATTGAAAAGGGTGATAAAGTCTTGAAGCCATCCGTAAG CACATCTTCAGGCTCAGCATTAGCAAAGTTAAAGGCAAGTGGTTCTGGAGGTCTCTTAAAACCTCAACCAGGGGAGAAGAAAGAAACTCCTCAAGAGAGACTGAAAAGGATCATGAACAAGCAACTAAACAAACAAA tTAAAAAAGATACTGCTGCAGAACTAGCCAAGAAAAAAGAACAGGAGCGACAGAGGCAGGAAAAGCTTGCTGAAACTAGTCGGTTGAGTAGGTATAGACGTCGCAGTCGCAGCAGGAGTTACAGTCGTTCCCCACCAAG AAGATACAGGCGTAGTAGAAGTCCAAGTAGAAGCAGGGGTTCCAGAAGATACCACTCAAGATCTCGCTCGCGTTCGCGGTCCCCTTCTCGCACGCATTCACGTTCCCCTTCTCGCACCCGTTCTCGGTCCCCTACTCGCACCCATTCTCCTCCCCGTTCTCGCTCTCCTTATTCTCGTTCTCCCAG GACAAGAAACCGTTCAAGGCACTGA